In Macadamia integrifolia cultivar HAES 741 chromosome 5, SCU_Mint_v3, whole genome shotgun sequence, a single window of DNA contains:
- the LOC122078117 gene encoding uncharacterized protein LOC122078117 — protein MTKKNFSLCSFVVWTLWLARNELIFERDNWTPSDVICKAEAFFNEFNRAKSHEEVVDLPTATPPRPDQHLVWIPPPLDVLKINADASFVKDKSFGALGFSTRSHNGYPLLAASNPTPMHSIISGEAEAIKEGILEAIGLGYFRLWVESDNQEVITALSNDSSCIPFQIWPIIEDIRFMCANPIECSFSYVPRAVNGIADTLARRGLSIWCRTVWPQSTPWSN, from the coding sequence ATGACCAAGAAGAACTTCAGCCTATGTTCCTTTGTGGTTTGGACGCTTTGGCTTGCTAGGAACGAGCTCATCTTCGAAAGAGATAATTGGACCCCTTCTGATGTAATATGCAAAGCTGAAGCTTTCTTTAACGAGTTCAATCGAGCCAAGTCTCATGAAGAGGTTGTGGATCTTCCTACTGCTACTCCACCAAGGCCAGATCAACATCTAGTTTGGATTCCTCCTCCTCTTGATGTGTTGAAAATCAATGCCGATGCATCTTTTGTTAAAGATAAATCGTTTGGTGCCTTAGGCTTTAGTACTCGTAGTCACAATGGATATCCACTGTTGGCTGCATCGAATCCAACACCAATGCACTCAATCATTAGCGGAGAAGCTGAAGCAATTAAGGAAGGTATTTTGGAAGCAATTGGTTTAGGATATTTTCGCCTTTGGGTGGAATCAGACAACCAAGAGGTGATTACTGCCCTTTCAAATGATTCTAGCTGTATTCCTTTTCAAATTTGGCCTATCATTGAGGATATCAGGTTCATGTGTGCCAACCCTATAGAGTGTTCATTTTCTTATGTTCCAAGGGCTGTTAACGGTATTGCCGACACCCTTGCAAGGAGAGGCTTGTCCATCTGGTGTAGGACAGTATGGCCTCAATCCACTCCTTGGTCGAATTAG
- the LOC122078118 gene encoding uncharacterized protein LOC122078118, producing MSGLSKLGTGLTVVFLVCLLLLLAEISYVFWCRRRFRQQNATVESDASGEPYSTSTTTTTTSSSPSKELIYFSCWKKQSRIEPATAPTAPATTDQENPSPEIDNPLKWHVLYGQSRLLFTIKEEDREDLESEKSSSAERNPNPINPKRKRVSLGDCFEITKEDPPVESLVTEKVSVVLDVENLQTESTPFMTPCASPSSGSPSPSPPSVAGENKREEGLQLA from the coding sequence ATGAGCGGTCTAAGTAAGCTTGGGACTGGATTGACTGTGGTCTTCCTTGTCTGTCTCTTGCTTCTACTCGCCGAGATCTCCTACGTCTTCTGGTGCCGTCGTAGATTCCGACAACAAAATGCCACCGTAGAGTCTGACGCTTCCGGGGAACCTtactccacctccaccaccaccaccaccactagcAGCAGTCCTTCTAAGGAGCTAATATACTTCTCCTGCTGGAAAAAACAGTCCCGCATCGAGCCCGCAACAGCTCCGACAGCTCCGGCCACCACGGACCAGGAGAATCCATCACCGGAAATCGATAACCCTTTGAAATGGCATGTGCTGTATGGGCAGTCAAGGCTTCTGTTCACTATCAAGGAAGAGGACAGAGAGGATTTGGAATCCGAGAAATCTTCCTCGGCGGAACGGAACCCAAACCCCATCAACCCCAAGAGGAAGAGGGTTTCTCTAGGCGATTGTTTTGAGATTACCAAAGAAGATCCACCGGTGGAGAGTCTGGTGACGGAGAAGGTCTCCGTCGTACTCGATGTGGAAAATCTGCAAACAGAGAGTACCCCATTTATGACCCCCTGCGCTTCCCCTTCTTCCGGCTCtccatctccttctcctcctaGTGTTGCCGGCGAAAACAAAAGAGAGGAGGGACTTCAGTTAGCTTAG